GAGCATTTGTACTTGTAGACATTTTGTTGTGGATAAAATAACTTACTAAGAGCTCGAGTTTTTCGTCTTCCATCTGCTGTGAAGAACTCACTGGGCTTCCCTTTCTTTGCAGGACCACAAGTATATCCAGGGCCAGGTGCATTGAGTGTGTAATTCTTAGGAAGTTTAACAGTCTTGTTGCTAGTTCCGGAAGAACCAACAGCTATCAGAAACGAACTAACTGAAGCAGATGGATCCTGAACCATTGAGTTAATCACACCGCCTCTACAGCAGTTAGCCACCTGCTGGTTGTAAGGTGTTCCTGGTAAGAGATCAACAACAGTGGGATCTTTTTTACAGCAATGCGGAATGTTTCCTTTGAATTTTGAGCAGTCTCCCTGATCAGTAGTTTGAGCACCAACCATGTTCCAGATCACCTCCTTCTTTGCCCATGTCCACCCAAGTGTCCATCCAGGGGCCTGAATATGGCGGTATTGTTGGAAATTGAAAATCGTGACAGTTGCCTGTTGGCCATGACATTTGATAAAAAATCTATTAGGAAATGGGAAATCTAGATGAGCATCACTGAAATCAAACTACAACATCATAGCAATACATGAAATTGGAAAGGTAGTTTTTTTACTATCTGTTCTTTATATACCATGTAAAAAAAGCGAAACAGAGTGGGAAGAAGAAAGTGGTTTAGTCCTGTAGACTTACTACATATCCATCTGCTGTCCACTGTGTAATATCCCACTTTATTGTGATGTTCCCATTTGGATCAAGCGGATCGTAAGCATCTGCATTCAAAAGACGGTATTTGTAAAAAAGGgtggaaaatgaacaaaatgattGATTCACAGACCAGATCTTCCATACAACATGCTGGAAACTAAAGCAGAAAACAGATCAGTTCCCACCAACAAGCAAAGTCCACCATTTTAAACCTCTCAGTAAGCTACTCCTCCATACCAATTGCAGTAAAGTTCCAGCTTCTGATCTTGGTTTTCTAAAATCGTTTGGATCTGTAGTTGACATCCTTAGCCAACTTGATTTTCTATTGTTCTTAATTTGTCACCGTCACAAATGAGCAggggggagaagaagaaagaaaagaaaaaggcactCTCAGATACCTCCCAATCGGGAAAAACCAGATTTcctataaaaataaaaggagaCAGAAAATTTTTCAGAAGTTGGACGGCATGAAATCTCTCCCACAAATCTCAGTGGAAATAAGAAGTTTTGAACAACTTCAGACCACCATATTCCGAAATTATGCTACAATAATTACTCAAAAGGTTGACTAAAGCGTCTTTTAAGAAGAACTTCGCGTTAATCAGAAAGTGTCTTCTCCACAGTCTCGGACGACTATCCGAGGTTTCATCCCAGGAATCCCTAGATCTCctttctaaaatccaaatgcTAGCCCTTCCACTAAGAATCCACAACCCACCCTACCCCATCTACCAATTCGACACCAAAAAGAAACTCCacgaggaggagaaagaaagcacacactctctctttgaAATCCATTGATTACCCACctaagaaacagaaaagaaccAACCACCATGAGATCCGAgtctaaaaaaaggaaaacggaaGAACAACCAGATTGCAAAACAATCTAAATAAAGCCAATCCATAAAACATAGGAATTGGGCAGTCACCTGCAGGAGTGATAGTGAAGCCAAGCAGCAGAACAAAGACAGTGAGACTGAAGATGGTGGGGAGCTTCATTTTGATTCCTTCCCTTCTCCGTTAACCAAGATGGCGCAGATAGGAGAGAGGGAATGGCCCCTtcttttcccctctctctctctctctctctctctctctctctctctcgactcCAGTTCACGCCAGAGAGATGGCTTCGAGATCTTAAGTTCAGATCTAAGAGGAGCAACCTTAACAcgctttccttttttcttattgcaggcatcacttttttttcctgTCTTTCTAATTTCCTctcaattttcatttccttctctgacttttatttaaataatatttagCTGTATCGCTCGTTTCTATTTGCtctataaaaattatttttctttttcatttgtcttcGACCTTTTTACCAGAATACCCTTCCTGCCTCCGGCACCGACAGAAGCGTCGGTACCATGAAGCCTTCCTAATGAACACTACCTTTTTCTGAGTCCTGCGAGACGCGAGCGGCGAAGTGCAAATTTTTATCCAGGATTATCTCAAACTTACTTTCTCAATCTCTCAGGACATTTACATCTGATTTTGATGCATGGACTGTAAGGGACTTGTGTAAGACCGCAGCCGAAGATGGTTTATAGCCAAGTGAATTCCCAACATAATAGTGTTGCTGGTTAGAATAAAGGGTCTTTGGCGaccgaaaaaaaaagaaatggttgatatattcaagataattacTTATTTATAAAACACCATCTCAATTCATCATATTTCATCGGACCATGGATGTGATATGGTTCCGAAAGATGAACCGGATAAGGATagttctaataagatctcattcttgaacaaaaactCATTATGTGATTTATGTGAAACACATGTCGcaagagagatttcaagaaatggcagatctaTTCACTCTATCAATAACCAAGCAGGTGTATAATAAGGGATTTGCGTGTTATGTTGATTCTGATGGGTTTGGTCCTTAGTTTGATGTTTTCAAGCACTATTTTTTTAAACTGCAAACAATAGATGCACGACACTTTAATTGATGGATATACTATCCAGCATTCAAGTTTCAAAGCAATACTGAACCTTAAAGATATGAAGCAACAAAATTGGAATCTTAATTGTTGTTGTTGAACCACTCCAACTCTCTTTAGCACCTTTTAGATCCCAAGCTTTTTTCCCACAAAGTAGGGGTAGTGTGAAAAAAACTCTTGGGATAGAAGGGAAATGTAGTCAGTTAATAGGCGGCTAGTCAAATGTTATCGGCCATTTGTGAAAGCTAGCACATGCTAGGACTTTGAGGTGTGAAAAGATAGCCTTCAAGGTTTTTATGCTCTTCGTGAGCGACAAAGTCTCTCAGTCCAAGCCAGTTTCCTCCCAAATAAAGTCCAAAAACAAGGGTTTCAAGTTGAAGACCTTGAATCGAATCTCAACATTGGCATTTTGTTGCCTAAACTCTTCTATATGTTGTTCTTGGTGCTATCGTTTTCCGCAACACAAACACGAGCTTGAACACatacaaacacaaaaacaagATGGAAAGACAGAATAATGGGTATAAATGGTCCGGACCCTATCAGCTAAATATGTAAGACAAGGGATTCAGTATAAAACGCCAAAGAACCAACTTTGTGTATATTCTCTACGCTTTGATAGCATTCATTGCTTACATTAAATTGGAGAGCCTTAAGTTTATGTAAAAGGGCAGCTTAATAATTAACAATATAATATACTTATTTCACTGTAACACCAAACATAGTAGTTGAGAAccaaatataatataatatttttttccacaATTATTTAGTTATCATCAATTTATTGTCACCGTTTTGGACATAAACATCACAATTTAGAACCATTTTATGGAATTTGGCATGCGTCGGCAAAGGcatttatttcattaaaaatatgaaataaaataagaagaaaaaaaaatttgttagagTGATGTCATTGGGCAGGATCTCTAATTTTTCTAAAGAATTCAACATGGGTGGGACCCGCTTGttggcaaaacaaaaaaatgtggctGAGATAGAAGAAGGCGAGCATCGTAGATTGAGGAAGATGGACGGTCACGGCCAACGTGACTTGCTCATGGAAAGCGACGTTGGCGGGGGATGGCCACGTGGGTCCTGTTCCAGTATTTCTACAGAAGGCTGGTTCCAGCGCGGCCGGTGATGGCTGGATAGTGTCGGCAGGCTCATCAGCAAGTCTGCCAGTGGAGGGTAATCTGGCGCCGGAACGCGGACCATCTTAGGCCCTCACTCCAAAATAAAACCACGCTCTATGAAGGTCCGATTTCCTGTTCTTGCGATTTCCAGTTCTTATAAGAACACGCCCGCGTTCAATGTTATTAAATCATTCGAGAAGCTTGTTATCAGCAGCGAAGATCTCGGTTTAAGTGAGTTTTTGAATGACactccaaaaccaggttttaaagGTAAAATCCCGTTTTGACcttcaaaatcaggtttttaGGAGTGTTTGGGTGCCATTTAAAATTGTGTTTGAGGAAATCCAATTTGACAAAACCTGTTTTTGCACAAGGAAATGAGAAGACTGACCTCTTCAcgttattaataaaaaaaccaagttttaggtgtatcacccaaaaaaataaatcaagttttgaaaacCCATTAACAGATTTGGTTTTTGTAAAACCAAACTTTTGGGcatccaaacaccccctaaaaAATTGAAGCTTAAGTTGCAAGATAAGAATAGTGATATATATCAtacatattaataaaaataatgaaaatgtgcAAAGAAAAAccattaaaatgataaaaatatagctgattaataatatgaaaacaataatcgaatggaaaaaaattgtattttctaaaatatgttAAACATAACAGAGAACACAATTCAATTTGagaaatatttaaataaaagttcataaaaaattaaagaaagaaaagaaagagaataaaaaaataaaaagaaagagggtaGCAATTGCAAGTGGGCTGGTActagaggaaaaggaaagttgagaaagggagagagaggccTTTTAAATAACGTGTACTCAAACTGAATATTAATCAATCAACGGTAGTACTCAAGCCATTGGTTTTTCACCCTTCAAGAACACGTTATACAGAAAATAGTTAATGCAATGCCCATTGTCTTGTAAACAAACAGTAATCCGACGGTGTTGCCAAATTTCGTGTTGACATCAAGAGTCAAATTACCAAAGAGAGGATAACACGTGGTGGAGCAGTATAAAATATAAACCTTATATTGCTTAGAATTCTCTTTGGATGACACCACGAAAGCagggttttgtgaaaaccaatttctttaatgagttttaaaaccTGGCTTATGTGTTTGAGTGACCTGACAAAAACcagattttcaattttaaaacatGGTTTTGAATGGTGCTTTTAAAACTTTGTGAAGCCTTTATTAATATTAcctataaattattttattttattgttattattacaggaaaagagagaaaaaaaaaagttgaatttgaTAACTTTTTTGTGGCAtttatttaaggaaaaaaatgaaaacaacattcaGTAAGGGTACCCTACTGCTTGTTCAATATTAATAGTGCCACGTTGTCTGTATGTTTTATTTTGTGGCATGAATTTGATGATCTTTGGTAGGGTTTATTGACAAATGTCGTCAGAAAATATCgttatagataaaaaaaaaaaagcaacgaAAACGTCGTTTTGAGAAGCCAGTTTGATGCGATCCAAACACTTTCAAAAACGACGTTTTGAGGACGTATCCAAATGGGCTCTGAGTTCGACAAAAATTTTACTTAGTTTACAAGATTTTATTAGagtcaaacaaaattttctgtGCTAAAACTGTTGCAAAAGTCCAGGCATATAAAATTATAGAAGACAAAAACTGGGAGAACAAGTCATAAGAGTGGATTCATGGTCTTCAAGAATTGCAAGGTCAATTGCTGTGAGAAGTTTCACTTGAATTGCTGTGAGCTGTTAAAGATTTGACTAAACCAAGCTTGTTCTacaccagaaattttttttaaaatatatatattaaaaagattgcgctttaaagtaaaagaaatatcAGATCAAAATCTATATGTTGCGGCATAAACCAAAGCCTTATTGATTTACCTCAAGTTAAGCCTTCTGCACTTATTCCATCCTCCGCTCCTACTTTGTTATCTTGGAACGTCTGTCCTCAACAATTATTGCATGATAATGGCTACAGATTCGAATATGCAAATTGTCATATTCACTGAACGAACCACAATCAAGAAGCTTCTGAAAACTCATCAAACGATCTAAAACTTATTTCTAAATTAAATGATTCTTCCTGCATCAGAAAAATTTACTTTATGAAAAACTCGGAGGTAACAAGAAGCAAAGAGTAACCAATACATCAAGTTCTCCTCTGTGATAGTAATGCATCACAGACCTTTGCTGCATCTAAGTTGTCTTTAACATTGTGTACTCTTATAATGTTAGCACCAGCCAAAATTCCTGCTGTAACAGAAGCAATGGTTGCAGGATCACGCTCTGTAGCGTCTGATCGGTCACAAATTTTACCTAGAAAACTCTTTCGAGAAGGTCCAATTAACATAGGTGCATGAGAAATGGCTAAACTTCTATGGGCAATTTCTTTACGAATTGTCTGCATGCCCATGAGAATTTCCAAGTTCTGTTCAACAGTTTTAGAGAAACCAATACCAGGATCAATTATGATTCTCCATGAAGGAATTCCTGATTGCTCTGCCTCCTCAACCCTGGAGTACAACTCATTTGCCACTTCTTTACATACATCTTCATATGAcacattttctttgttctgCATGGTACTTGGATCCCCTCTCATATGCATCATGATGTAAGGTGAACCAAGGCCAGCAACAACTGAAAACATATCAGTGTCTAACCTACCTCCAGAAACATCATTAACAAAATGAACCCCAGCAGCTATCACCTCAGATGCAACTTTTGAATGATATGTATCAACCGAGAAAAGTTTCCCTTCTGCTTCAGGAATGTTAATGACTGATTTTAAAACAGGCATCAGCCTCTTCAATTCTTCTTCAGCAGAAACTTTTGGTGCTAAAGGGCGTGTGGACTGTCCACCTATATCAATAATATCAGCCCCCTCCGAGATCATTAGCCTAACATGGGAAACTGCAGCATCTACTGAAATAAACTTGCCGCCATCACTGAAGCTATCGGGTGTCAGATTCAGAACACCCATCACATGGGTTCTCTTTGACCAGTCCCACAAGTGGTCACCAATAGGTAAAACCCTTCTGAGACCTTCTTTTCCAATTGAAGATTCACCACCAAGTTTCTTCCATACTTCTGAAATACCACCAAATTGACCAGAAAAGGAATGCCAAGTAGCAACACTATCTGTGTCAATGGAGGTACCCAAAAGATCAATTAAAGGTGCAACCACGAATGGCCTCTCCCAAATACGTTCATGGGGTATGCTAAGAATCTCTGATTTTATACTGTACTTGCCATAAAACAACACATCCAGATCTATAGGCCTGGGACCATATCTAATGCCCTCTGTTCGACCCAGCTCCTTCTCAATTTGTTTAAGAACTCTTAACAGTTCATGTGGCTGAAGCTTGGTGAAGCCTCTGATTGCAGAATTAAGGAATAAGGGTTGCTCAGTCACATAAGCAGGTTCTGTTTCATATAGGCAAGCATGTCTTGTGATTGTAATACCTGATTTTTTCATTAGAGATAGAGCTTTGTCAAAATTATGGATCCTATTCCCCACATTGCTCCCTAGAGCAATCACTACTTCTTCCTCTGGGGAATGCACTTCCACCATAAAATCTGgcaacacatgaaaaaaagagaatatTGGCTTCTGCTAAAGAAAAGGGGAGGATTAGAAACAAGACAAAGCAAAATTAGTAACTCAAATTTCAATCAGAATAGAAGTTTCATTTAGATGCTTTGGAAGAAAATGTCTTACCACAAAACTGGCGGGAGTGAACAGCCTTTCTCAATGCATATGTAGCTCGAGGAAGTACCTTTTTGAAGGTTTTCATTCTGCCAAACAGACATTATACTAAAAGTCAGAcagaaataaacattttttacatttgtgCAAGATCAACCAAAAGATTGGTTTCTGGTTGGCTCTAAATAATAGTGTTTCAAATCCTACAACACCACAAGTGAAAGAATGAATGACAGAGCAAGAGTAGCGGTATAACTGCATACATACAGCTGCAAATAAGGCTTGGAGGACCTTACCGTGGAAAAAATAACCAAGAAAAAGTAGGATGCTGAATGAGGAACTGAGCTAACTTGTTTGACTCGGATATGGAGTACTCGGGAGACCTGGCAGAAGGGGACAATGGGGACCAATCATAAAATACTCCATGCTCTAGTATTAAAATTAAAGAACTTGATAAGTATATGACCAACAACAATCTACATGCCtacttctttaattttcttatgtcaATATCCTCAACAGTATATATCTTCTAACAATTTATTATATCATGTGATAAtaaacataatcaatgacagcAGTACATACTCAAAGAAATGTTTCTCTACACAATATATAATCTACAAAAGGTTTCAAGTAATAGCACATAATTGGCCATTCATTTTTCAGTGACAAAAtatgctaaaaaaatatattccaTGCATCAAATATGTAACTGGCTATTCATTTCCTGTAACAAAATAATAGTTCCTAATTCATTTCTTATTGCagtatataataaaaaaatatttcctatGACATTTGTATATAGTAAATATATAAATGCTCACTAACCACAAATGGACATTAATTTTTTGATAGATCCAGGACAaaagagaaacatcaaatgaatcaattaattCAGTCACctaaacaaatacaaaatattaaataaatcTCAATTTCAACAACTTACACTGTTACACATAATCAAGGACGCAAGGATAAACACAGAGTATGAGCTAAACATAAGTAAGGAAACAAAGAGGTACATATGTTCTGAGTTTTGCAAGTTGGTCTATCCCCCAAGTGAGCTGTTGATTAGGAAAAAGTCATACCTATCAATTACAGTACTCATTATTTTCCATGGCTAACGTTATTTCACAAAATTCACCTAGCAAAGGAAATTGTCCAAAATGAAAGAACCTATGTTCTGCACTAtgagaaacaaaatatgcaacTCTGGGTTTTGAATAAATTACAAAAAGCTCAAAAGCCACCCAACTTTTAGGCAAATGACAACTAACCTAGATATGGAGAAATTACAAATCAACACTTTAAGAATACTATTCTCTAAGAGCCACCTCACAGATAGCAATGGATGGAAAGTGTTAATATGGTGGAGAGTTTACAGAATACTCCTGTTAAGTCTTAATGTCTTTCCCCTAATTTTGATGACTCCATTCAGCAGCAGCAATTCCATTCATGCTGGAATctgatactctctctctctctctctctctctctctctctctctctctctctctctctgctgaATGAAGAAGACCTTGACATCACATCCATGAGCATGAAATCTCTGAACTGCTTCCATTTAAACTGTTGCCTTTGTCAGCAACTCTGcaccattttttttagttattgaCATCACAACTCCATTATCTATCCATAAGCTGAAGAACCACAGATATGTTTTCTCACCCCACGAATGTTGAAAATAGGGCCACATCTGTGACCATCAATCACAAGTGTTACAGGATTTTATATGGCATTTCTGTGTTTGCATAACTGACAATTCTTCTATGCATGTCATGAGGAATGACATAAACTCCGGAAACAATTTGGAATCACAAAGTGAAAACGTCCCTTATTCTTTGTTTTACAGGTACGCAGTTCAGTTATTCACAACATCCACCTGTGTGACAGCAACTTCTTCGtattgcaagaaaattttcttctgGAAAAACAATTTCAGAAATACATTATCAAGGGCGGAGGGGGATGAGAAAGTTTTTCAGGCATAAAAACCCTTTCAGTGTTGGAAAAGGATGAAAAGAAATTGTCAACATTCAGCTTTCTTGGGCAATGTCATAATGATATCCATGCTGGGAACACATATCCGATGACTTTGAAACAGAAGctgccattcattttttttgttaacaaataacaaaataaatactTGCTAAACTAATCAATGAAAgatgttttaaatttcaaaagcaacagaaagagagagcatgCGGGAGAGAGAGGCATGACTGGTAGAATCTCTAAAGATCACTAGGAACATCCATGTGCAACAAAATTTGATAGAATAGGACTCCGgtaataaaaatgatgacaacaaaacCAAGTGAAGATAAGGAACAACTAAGAAATTAAATTCCTTGGATACCAATTACAATAAGCAGTTAACAAAAGGAATTCACGACATCTGAGAAATGCAGCAACCCTTATtccttaattttaaaaattgaaatacaaataactgagaatttcgtttgggtgaaaataaaatacagtcttttttgaaaaaatttggggtgataacagtaTCTTTGGTAGACAATAAAGCATGCATGTTTGGTGATGCAGTGTTAActgcttcatttttctttccagATGATTTTCACTATTTAAGTTAGGCATCCCCTAAATAGTAAGTATttcaaccattgtcacaaatatcattcttgggaaaatcttggcGACGTTTTCGGGTGGGGCGGAGGGTGCGGCGGGGGTGGAGTAATCTAGAACAAGATCGAGAGGAAACAGAATATATGCAGATTTCAGAAAATTATTAACTAACACCGTTTATcacttatttaaaaaacatagaAGGGGGCAAAAAACAAAAGCCTTCTATTCTCCAATAAACTAAAACAGAAAAGGACCCAAAACACTTTTCCTGAGCCAACCACCAGAACATACTCAAGCACATGCTCTATGACATACATTCTGTAATTCCCATTCATAAACGAGAAAAGCAGAAACGTACCAGCCTTGTTAGAAACCTAGTTTTAGCATTGAAACTTGctataaatcatgttttgacgcaaaaaccaggtttttaacATCATTTGGTGTCACCAGTACAGGGTTgtctttaaagttttaaacccAGGTCGAGCAAGGTCTACACAGAAATGGAAACAGAAGCGTACCAACAATCCAATCTTAATCCTGAcgcaagaagaagaagtgaaCGGAACAGAACAGAGTCGAGGCGGATCTAAGCTGAGTCGAGAGAAGCATCTGATGGGAGTGAATTAAACGAACCGTCCGTCGAGGACGCGGAGGGAGCAATCGGGACAGTGGCAGAGGACGACCTCCTTGACGCAATGAGCATGGTGTTGATGGCAGCTTCTAATTCCAAGTGCATCGGCCGCTGCAGTGACAAGACCGGCGGTGAGGATAAGCCCCAAACTCCAAAGGCGAAAAAACCTTTCCCGCAATAAAAGTGGGGTCCAGATTACTTACTGCATCTTGTTCGGTAGCCGATTCTCGGTTTCGTTTTCTCGAAATATAATTTTCGGgcaataagagagagagagaacgaatTCAATTAAACGAGACGCATTTAAAGAAGAATGGATGCAAGAGAGCGAGAACTAAGACATGTGCAACTTCGAGCAACGGTGGGCAGCCCCTAGATGCGTATATAAATCTCTTTTATATGCGTTTTGCAGTAATATTCAAGAAATCTTTAGTTGAGTAGAAGAGTGAACTCAATAAATTTTGGGATAAAACTATAAATAAGTGCCTAACAAATTGGCTAATATCCAATAACCTCTCAACGGTTAAAATTCATCAAAGAGGCCTCGAACATTGGCATGTAACTCTCGAACAACTGCCCCTTATTATGGAAGAAATTAACATGACCAAGATAAATTACATAATTGCCCTTATCAAATAATTTAAAGAAAAGTTGAACAGAAAAAAAGCCGGCTAGAGGCTCGCCGTCCGGTGAGGGTTGACAGCGGCCTTCCGATTCCCATCAGTGCCAATGAGGTAGAATCAGTGCGCCGCAGGACCAGCCTTCCATGGTCCTTCT
Above is a window of Nymphaea colorata isolate Beijing-Zhang1983 chromosome 8, ASM883128v2, whole genome shotgun sequence DNA encoding:
- the LOC116259367 gene encoding folate synthesis bifunctional protein, mitochondrial-like isoform X1, translated to MKTFKKVLPRATYALRKAVHSRQFCDFMVEVHSPEEEVVIALGSNVGNRIHNFDKALSLMKKSGITITRHACLYETEPAYVTEQPLFLNSAIRGFTKLQPHELLRVLKQIEKELGRTEGIRYGPRPIDLDVLFYGKYSIKSEILSIPHERIWERPFVVAPLIDLLGTSIDTDSVATWHSFSGQFGGISEVWKKLGGESSIGKEGLRRVLPIGDHLWDWSKRTHVMGVLNLTPDSFSDGGKFISVDAAVSHVRLMISEGADIIDIGGQSTRPLAPKVSAEEELKRLMPVLKSVINIPEAEGKLFSVDTYHSKVASEVIAAGVHFVNDVSGGRLDTDMFSVVAGLGSPYIMMHMRGDPSTMQNKENVSYEDVCKEVANELYSRVEEAEQSGIPSWRIIIDPGIGFSKTVEQNLEILMGMQTIRKEIAHRSLAISHAPMLIGPSRKSFLGKICDRSDATERDPATIASVTAGILAGANIIRVHNVKDNLDAAKVCDALLSQRRT
- the LOC116259367 gene encoding folate synthesis bifunctional protein, mitochondrial-like isoform X2; amino-acid sequence: MVEVHSPEEEVVIALGSNVGNRIHNFDKALSLMKKSGITITRHACLYETEPAYVTEQPLFLNSAIRGFTKLQPHELLRVLKQIEKELGRTEGIRYGPRPIDLDVLFYGKYSIKSEILSIPHERIWERPFVVAPLIDLLGTSIDTDSVATWHSFSGQFGGISEVWKKLGGESSIGKEGLRRVLPIGDHLWDWSKRTHVMGVLNLTPDSFSDGGKFISVDAAVSHVRLMISEGADIIDIGGQSTRPLAPKVSAEEELKRLMPVLKSVINIPEAEGKLFSVDTYHSKVASEVIAAGVHFVNDVSGGRLDTDMFSVVAGLGSPYIMMHMRGDPSTMQNKENVSYEDVCKEVANELYSRVEEAEQSGIPSWRIIIDPGIGFSKTVEQNLEILMGMQTIRKEIAHRSLAISHAPMLIGPSRKSFLGKICDRSDATERDPATIASVTAGILAGANIIRVHNVKDNLDAAKVCDALLSQRRT